One segment of Leptospiraceae bacterium DNA contains the following:
- the flgB gene encoding flagellar basal body rod protein FlgB — MFTNTYYMKTQDLLERGLNNATFKRKVLADNIANVDVPNFKRSEVSFEANLKRALESEDFQKRNAVPTQISHEKHFEFFKPLNYKDVQSKANLDYLTTMRADGNNVDVEKEMTEVSHNQMAYTMMVERLNQNFRMLNIVIRSA, encoded by the coding sequence ATGTTCACAAACACGTATTATATGAAAACACAAGACCTTCTTGAAAGAGGTCTAAATAATGCAACTTTTAAAAGAAAAGTATTAGCAGACAATATAGCAAATGTGGATGTTCCCAACTTCAAAAGAAGTGAAGTAAGTTTTGAAGCTAATTTAAAAAGAGCATTGGAATCGGAAGATTTCCAAAAAAGAAATGCAGTTCCTACCCAGATATCTCATGAAAAACATTTTGAATTTTTCAAACCTCTGAATTATAAAGATGTTCAGTCAAAGGCTAACTTGGATTATCTTACTACAATGCGAGCTGACGGAAATAACGTAGATGTAGAAAAAGAAATGACTGAAGTTTCTCATAACCAAATGGCCTACACTATGATGGTGGAACGCCTTAATCAGAACTTTCGTATGCTAAATATTGTAATTCGATCAGCTTAA
- the flgC gene encoding flagellar basal body rod protein FlgC codes for MGLFTSINISSTGLSAQRLRMDVISNNIANATTTRNTNGDGPYRRDRVVMTPMNLRTQWKSPVYPFGISPGEGQGVKVMKIEKDMTPLRLVYDPTHPDAIKVGQKKGYVEFPNVNMVTEMTDMISASRSYEANVQMINGSKAMFNKSMEIGRA; via the coding sequence ATGGGATTATTTACATCAATTAATATATCTTCTACTGGTCTTTCGGCTCAAAGACTAAGAATGGACGTTATTTCCAATAACATTGCCAATGCGACAACAACTCGTAATACAAATGGTGATGGACCATATCGCAGAGACAGAGTGGTTATGACACCCATGAATCTTCGCACTCAGTGGAAAAGTCCTGTTTACCCCTTTGGTATTTCTCCTGGAGAAGGACAAGGTGTAAAAGTAATGAAAATCGAAAAAGACATGACTCCACTTCGTTTAGTATATGATCCAACTCATCCAGATGCAATTAAAGTTGGACAAAAAAAAGGCTATGTTGAATTTCCTAATGTAAATATGGTCACAGAGATGACTGATATGATATCTGCCTCTAGATCCTATGAAGCAAACGTGCAAATGATCAATGGTAGCAAGGCAATGTTTAATAAATCAATGGAAATTGGTAGAGCATAA
- the fliE gene encoding flagellar hook-basal body complex protein FliE, giving the protein MSSFNISNIGSTYNSGNPFPISPKGDKISINTSDTRHYGDKAKSHSVDDVAESFAEVLQKSFEKVNDQQVEADSLTQKIVFDPNSVDSHQVMIAAEKARISLTFTKTMIDGVIKAYRDLSNLR; this is encoded by the coding sequence ATGAGCAGTTTTAATATTTCAAACATTGGTAGCACTTATAATTCAGGAAATCCATTTCCTATTTCTCCGAAAGGTGATAAAATTTCGATTAATACATCAGATACTCGCCACTATGGTGATAAAGCCAAGTCCCATTCAGTTGATGATGTTGCAGAAAGTTTTGCGGAAGTTCTACAAAAGTCCTTTGAAAAAGTAAATGACCAACAAGTAGAAGCAGACAGCTTAACACAAAAAATAGTATTTGATCCAAATAGCGTAGACTCTCATCAAGTTATGATTGCAGCGGAAAAGGCTCGTATTTCTCTCACTTTTACAAAAACAATGATAGACGGTGTAATCAAAGCTTACAGGGATCTAAGTAACCTCAGATAA
- the mgtE gene encoding magnesium transporter has protein sequence MKEQTVFKTERDEEMISYHEKSRHLSVELIHSHIVAKNLYVLEEYVNKAHPADIAEIISSAKIEDALYVFRLCDKDKQKLVFVELGEETQAEFVGYLKLEEIAFILEDIESDDATSFISEIEPEKAEEILNSLDRRDSAKIRSQMSFAENSAGRLMSFDYAVVRENETASKGISNVRRAAKETDNIYLIYVVDQKGIVKGQLQLKDLLLAHHKNKINKIMEPTQTIHYNMDQEEVARFFRKYDVVSAPVIDDDGKMIGRITVDDVLDVVEAEASEDILRLGGVSEDEKLKTSIWDSVKRRMIWLGLNLFTAMMVSTVVSLFEGTIQRIVVLASLMPIVAGMGGNAGTQAITIVVRNLATGELTLYNWYIAVRKELIIGVLNGLFLGTIIFTVTFLVKSDLTLSFVIGTAMFANMIIAGLIGSVVPLILKFFKIDPAIASSIFVTACTDTFGFFCFLGLASLFL, from the coding sequence ATGAAAGAACAAACTGTATTCAAAACAGAACGTGATGAAGAAATGATTTCTTATCATGAAAAGAGCCGGCACCTTTCTGTTGAATTAATTCACTCTCATATCGTTGCAAAAAACTTATACGTCCTTGAGGAATATGTTAATAAGGCGCATCCAGCCGATATTGCGGAAATAATTTCATCTGCTAAAATTGAGGACGCCCTTTATGTATTTCGATTATGCGATAAGGACAAACAAAAATTAGTTTTTGTTGAATTAGGCGAGGAGACTCAAGCTGAATTTGTAGGTTATTTAAAATTAGAAGAAATTGCCTTTATACTAGAGGATATTGAGTCTGATGACGCCACTAGTTTTATTTCAGAAATTGAACCAGAAAAAGCAGAAGAAATTCTAAATTCCCTAGATCGAAGAGACTCAGCAAAAATTAGAAGTCAAATGAGCTTTGCGGAAAATTCTGCGGGAAGGCTCATGAGTTTTGATTATGCCGTTGTTCGCGAAAATGAAACAGCATCAAAAGGAATTTCTAATGTTCGTCGAGCCGCCAAAGAAACGGATAATATATATTTGATTTATGTGGTGGACCAGAAAGGAATAGTGAAAGGTCAATTGCAACTGAAAGATCTTTTACTAGCACATCACAAAAATAAAATTAATAAAATTATGGAGCCTACGCAAACGATTCATTACAATATGGATCAAGAGGAGGTCGCTCGTTTTTTTAGGAAATACGATGTAGTATCCGCTCCTGTAATCGATGATGACGGCAAAATGATTGGGCGAATAACAGTCGACGATGTATTGGATGTAGTAGAGGCGGAGGCGAGTGAGGACATTCTTCGTTTAGGAGGAGTCAGTGAAGATGAAAAATTAAAAACATCAATCTGGGATTCTGTAAAACGTCGTATGATTTGGCTCGGATTAAATCTTTTTACTGCGATGATGGTTTCGACTGTCGTATCTTTGTTTGAAGGAACAATCCAAAGAATTGTAGTATTGGCATCTCTTATGCCTATTGTTGCAGGCATGGGCGGAAATGCAGGTACACAAGCAATCACAATAGTAGTTAGAAATTTAGCAACTGGAGAATTGACTCTTTATAATTGGTACATTGCAGTTCGGAAAGAATTGATCATCGGAGTACTAAATGGATTGTTTTTAGGCACGATCATCTTTACTGTTACCTTCCTTGTAAAATCAGATTTAACACTTTCATTTGTGATAGGAACGGCTATGTTTGCAAATATGATTATTGCTGGATTAATCGGCTCTGTAGTTCCATTAATCCTGAAATTTTTTAAAATTGATCCGGCGATTGCATCTTCCATATTCGTAACTGCCTGTACGGATACATTTGGATTCTTTTGTTTTTTGGGGTTGGCTAGCCTTTTTTTATAA
- a CDS encoding fatty acid desaturase, with the protein MIQTIEPLELLNEKEPTLSEVKKVVREECFQANITKATLFLLSGLVQFIVAGLFSYFSWITGYWALFPISWFLMGFVFTSLFVLGHDCAHESFFGNKKLNSFFGHILFIPTFYPYYAWKYSHAAHHQHTNELYAPLDTVYFDNAWIPMTISQYNTMRKESPFTAYAYRITRVLIPLGSLIHNLIYHYFPSKFKQDHRKNVSLSYIFLFVVGITIVGILYYFTESIFSIFHFWIIPSLFFQFWMSLYTFLHHTSEEMSFYPKEEWSQYRGQIKSTTNYRMPKWISKLHFHIDCHIPHHLNIKIPSYMLLAAQDDLNQSKYSEDIQEEKFTWKHYFKVIRNCNLWDEQKNKYVRFSQAAD; encoded by the coding sequence ATGATACAAACTATAGAACCCTTAGAGTTATTAAATGAAAAAGAACCGACCCTAAGTGAAGTCAAAAAAGTAGTAAGAGAAGAGTGTTTTCAGGCGAACATTACAAAAGCAACTTTGTTTCTATTATCTGGTTTAGTCCAATTTATCGTTGCGGGGCTATTTTCGTATTTTAGCTGGATTACCGGATACTGGGCATTATTCCCGATATCTTGGTTCTTAATGGGATTTGTATTTACTTCTCTTTTTGTTTTAGGACATGATTGTGCACATGAATCATTTTTCGGAAATAAAAAATTAAACTCCTTCTTTGGGCATATATTATTTATCCCGACTTTCTATCCTTATTATGCTTGGAAATATTCGCACGCTGCACACCACCAACATACAAATGAATTGTACGCCCCATTAGACACGGTCTATTTTGACAATGCGTGGATTCCAATGACCATCTCACAATATAATACAATGAGAAAAGAATCTCCTTTTACGGCGTATGCTTATAGAATTACGAGAGTATTGATTCCGCTTGGTTCATTGATTCATAATTTAATATATCACTATTTTCCTTCCAAATTCAAACAAGACCATCGAAAAAACGTTAGTTTATCATATATTTTTCTTTTTGTAGTTGGAATTACAATTGTTGGGATTCTATATTACTTTACGGAAAGTATTTTTTCCATTTTTCATTTTTGGATTATTCCATCTTTATTTTTTCAATTTTGGATGTCGTTATATACGTTTCTTCATCATACTTCTGAGGAAATGTCTTTTTATCCAAAAGAAGAATGGAGTCAATATCGAGGTCAAATAAAATCTACTACAAATTATAGAATGCCAAAATGGATTTCAAAACTCCATTTTCATATAGATTGTCATATACCACATCATTTGAATATTAAAATTCCAAGTTATATGTTATTAGCCGCTCAAGATGACTTAAATCAATCTAAATACTCAGAAGACATTCAAGAGGAAAAATTTACTTGGAAACATTATTTTAAAGTAATTCGAAATTGTAATCTTTGGGACGAACAGAAAAATAAATACGTTCGATTTTCTCAGGCGGCAGACTAA
- a CDS encoding TetR/AcrR family transcriptional regulator: MHIIQTSGVENLSMRMIAKELDCSVASPYAHFKNQEEIIQALLYQGESQLTANLKTAQASSENPFEQISAIAHIYWQFSIENRGLHKLMFSSGGGLHKKLFAAPSSYRVFLKVIRDGLKKESDEMKRPRYNSIARTMWAWMYGLLVLQMTDLLNRDKLKYDPIEEGMLLFKYLFRNEISDKKNKINT; the protein is encoded by the coding sequence ATGCATATAATTCAAACATCCGGTGTCGAAAACCTAAGTATGCGTATGATTGCCAAAGAATTAGATTGCAGTGTGGCAAGTCCCTACGCCCATTTCAAAAATCAGGAAGAAATTATCCAAGCCCTTCTCTATCAAGGAGAAAGCCAGCTCACTGCAAATTTAAAAACAGCACAGGCGTCTTCTGAAAATCCTTTCGAACAAATTTCGGCAATTGCTCATATCTATTGGCAGTTTTCCATTGAAAACCGCGGACTACACAAACTAATGTTTAGCTCCGGAGGCGGTTTACATAAAAAACTTTTTGCAGCTCCTAGCAGTTATCGCGTATTTTTAAAGGTAATCCGCGATGGCTTAAAAAAAGAGTCAGATGAAATGAAGAGACCTAGATACAATTCTATTGCACGTACTATGTGGGCATGGATGTACGGTTTATTAGTTCTACAAATGACTGATTTATTAAACAGGGACAAATTAAAATACGATCCAATTGAAGAAGGAATGTTACTTTTCAAATACCTATTTCGCAATGAAATTTCTGATAAAAAAAATAAAATAAATACTTAA
- a CDS encoding SpoIIE family protein phosphatase: MFKKTYLNLTLRLETFTHTVPLPFAIYFSVVTGTGSYLSKDEMFTVALAGSINATALIILGCVWRWFYLKKIFREIKSIYKDSSKSTEDKVKLKIRLLKYPFKEAKIIVLRWITGIIGSHLFILFVAGPRPGLHLTAPFLFLMITPISYIAYFFISENVISAVFKLRKVKQIEIAINQIPQFNSFQRITLSMVAITIMPIIVLGYMLYGLKLGLVKLDDPGTHLIIMSILFPIPVIIVGYVIAKTFRNGIMGINNHLNQLGKGNFSVVSMPTSSDDFGLQAYNLNQIIKKLRSLYREVSDLNLNLENKVEIRTEELNSSLKKVEALKIQQDGDYFLTSLLLKPLGQNLATSDNFDFTFFVKQKKDFEFRGKFYEIGGDTCVTHTIKLQGKVYHVFLNGDAMGKSIQGAGGSLILGSVFQAIIERTLFSPNLAEQSPELWLKNAFIEMHKVFESFSGSMLVSIVFGLLDNSNGFTYYINAEHPPSILFRDGIAHYIEEESHFRKLGTLQINSSIFIQTLQLHHGDILLIGSDGRDDIRIIDETHIANVNSDPKRILKVIELTSCNLSKIFELLSSYGELTDDLSLLKIHFHKNAQIHPKSHLEIELILNQVNEHINNKNFKEALSILMDKSKDLPEEHEFLKYQSQVFALQGDFENAINFGIRYINLVPSDNKYFLTLSVYYKTFGDLSNGIEIGERLRLREPENLINIIQLSELYFLNKNYERAQELIQYALKLEPGNSTAIYLRQKIKHQTQSQ; encoded by the coding sequence ATGTTTAAAAAAACATATCTAAATCTAACTCTGCGATTGGAAACTTTCACCCATACCGTACCTCTTCCATTTGCGATTTATTTTTCTGTCGTAACTGGCACTGGATCTTATTTGTCTAAAGATGAAATGTTTACCGTTGCACTTGCCGGATCTATCAATGCAACTGCTCTTATTATTTTAGGGTGTGTATGGAGATGGTTTTATTTAAAAAAAATTTTCCGAGAAATTAAATCCATTTACAAAGATTCAAGTAAGTCCACTGAGGATAAAGTAAAATTAAAAATTAGGCTTCTAAAATATCCATTCAAAGAAGCAAAAATCATAGTATTAAGATGGATAACAGGCATCATCGGTTCTCATTTATTTATTTTGTTTGTAGCGGGTCCAAGACCAGGACTCCATTTAACGGCACCATTTTTATTCTTAATGATTACACCCATTTCGTATATCGCATATTTTTTCATAAGTGAAAATGTAATAAGTGCCGTATTCAAATTACGAAAAGTGAAACAAATAGAAATTGCAATCAATCAAATTCCTCAATTCAATTCCTTTCAAAGAATTACTCTTTCTATGGTGGCTATTACTATTATGCCTATCATCGTATTAGGATATATGTTATACGGACTCAAATTAGGATTAGTGAAACTAGATGACCCCGGTACCCATTTAATTATAATGAGCATTCTTTTTCCAATACCAGTTATAATCGTAGGTTATGTAATTGCAAAAACGTTTAGAAATGGTATTATGGGAATCAATAATCACTTAAACCAACTGGGTAAAGGAAACTTTTCTGTTGTAAGTATGCCAACTTCTTCGGATGATTTCGGATTACAGGCGTATAACTTAAATCAGATCATTAAAAAATTGAGATCACTTTATCGAGAAGTTTCTGATTTAAATTTGAATCTAGAAAATAAAGTGGAAATCAGAACAGAAGAATTAAACTCTTCTCTAAAAAAAGTAGAAGCACTTAAAATTCAGCAAGATGGTGACTATTTTTTAACAAGTCTATTATTAAAACCACTTGGACAAAATCTAGCGACTAGTGATAATTTTGATTTTACTTTTTTTGTGAAACAAAAAAAAGATTTTGAATTCCGAGGAAAGTTTTATGAAATTGGAGGGGATACTTGCGTTACCCACACAATTAAATTACAAGGTAAAGTTTACCATGTTTTTTTGAATGGAGACGCAATGGGAAAATCAATTCAGGGTGCCGGCGGATCATTGATATTAGGCTCAGTTTTTCAAGCCATTATAGAACGGACACTTTTTTCTCCGAACCTTGCGGAACAATCTCCTGAACTTTGGCTAAAAAACGCATTTATAGAAATGCATAAAGTATTTGAAAGTTTTAGTGGTTCTATGCTTGTTTCCATTGTATTTGGACTTTTAGATAATTCAAATGGATTTACGTATTACATAAATGCAGAACATCCCCCAAGTATACTTTTTAGAGATGGAATTGCGCATTATATTGAAGAAGAATCTCATTTCCGTAAACTCGGAACACTACAAATTAATTCTAGTATTTTCATACAAACTTTACAATTGCACCATGGGGATATATTATTAATAGGATCCGATGGAAGAGATGATATCAGAATAATTGATGAAACTCATATTGCCAATGTAAACTCTGATCCAAAACGAATTTTAAAAGTTATTGAACTTACTTCGTGTAACTTATCGAAAATTTTTGAATTACTTTCATCGTATGGAGAGTTAACCGACGATTTGTCTCTTCTCAAAATTCATTTTCATAAAAATGCCCAAATACATCCAAAATCTCATTTAGAAATAGAATTAATTTTGAATCAAGTAAATGAACATATAAATAATAAAAATTTCAAGGAAGCACTTTCGATTTTAATGGATAAATCAAAAGATCTACCAGAAGAACATGAATTTTTAAAATACCAATCACAGGTATTTGCGTTACAAGGCGATTTTGAAAATGCAATAAATTTTGGTATTCGTTATATTAATCTAGTTCCGTCTGATAATAAGTATTTTCTTACTCTCTCAGTTTACTACAAAACATTTGGTGATCTTTCAAATGGAATTGAAATAGGAGAAAGACTTCGCCTTCGAGAGCCAGAAAATTTAATTAATATAATCCAGTTATCAGAATTATATTTTTTGAATAAAAATTATGAAAGAGCTCAAGAATTAATTCAATATGCATTAAAACTTGAGCCAGGAAATTCCACTGCAATCTATTTACGTCAAAAAATAAAACATCAAACCCAGTCACAGTGA
- a CDS encoding HesA/MoeB/ThiF family protein, with protein sequence MLSSPEITRYSRNILLSEVGRKGQEKLKESIVTVVGAGGLGSPVLYYLAAAGVGEIRIIDSDKVDLTNLQRQILYNTTSLNKSKVLEAEQILTNLNSNIKIVTYNERLTASNIVKIFSGSNLILEGSDNFETKFLVNDACHFLKIPLIIAGILRFEGQVIGVIPNTTACYRCIFQSPPDAESVPNCAEAGVIGSVAGLVGSIQATESIKYLLGIDQGLFGSILSIDTKSMEFRKIQVLKNKICPLCGDNPSITQIEDIVIPHCDWV encoded by the coding sequence ATGTTATCCTCACCAGAAATAACTCGTTATTCTCGAAATATTTTGTTATCAGAAGTCGGAAGAAAAGGACAAGAAAAATTAAAGGAATCAATTGTAACTGTAGTCGGTGCGGGTGGTTTAGGAAGCCCAGTATTGTATTATCTTGCAGCTGCAGGTGTCGGGGAAATTCGAATTATTGATTCTGATAAAGTAGATCTAACTAATTTACAAAGACAGATATTATATAATACCACATCCTTAAATAAATCAAAAGTATTAGAAGCCGAACAAATACTAACAAATCTCAATTCAAATATTAAAATTGTTACATACAATGAACGATTAACCGCTTCTAATATAGTTAAAATTTTTAGTGGTTCTAATTTAATATTAGAAGGATCGGATAATTTTGAAACAAAATTTTTAGTAAACGATGCCTGTCATTTTTTGAAAATCCCCCTTATTATTGCAGGAATTTTACGATTCGAAGGACAGGTAATCGGTGTTATTCCTAACACTACAGCTTGTTATAGATGTATATTTCAATCTCCACCAGATGCAGAGAGTGTTCCAAATTGCGCAGAAGCAGGTGTGATTGGGAGTGTAGCTGGATTAGTCGGGTCAATTCAAGCAACTGAATCGATTAAATATTTACTAGGGATTGATCAGGGGTTATTTGGGAGTATTCTCTCTATTGATACTAAATCAATGGAATTTCGAAAAATTCAAGTTCTAAAAAATAAAATTTGTCCTCTCTGCGGGGATAATCCAAGTATTACTCAAATTGAAGATATAGTTATTCCTCACTGTGACTGGGTTTGA
- a CDS encoding HEAT repeat domain-containing protein, which produces MLKEIVFIYCIFIFVFSIFADDIEVHGKNLSSGTDAEKTLACTVLGKEKAEKKYITDIQNTLKNTNNTKVAIACANALGYLQEKTSIPNLKSKIMSESNSNVVYACLLSILNISAKNGYDSDAKSAIQYADIHHRQDEFVADLIDRIKSKFKD; this is translated from the coding sequence ATGTTAAAAGAAATCGTTTTTATATATTGTATTTTTATATTTGTTTTTTCTATTTTTGCTGATGATATAGAAGTGCATGGAAAAAATTTATCTTCAGGGACAGACGCGGAAAAAACATTAGCCTGTACTGTATTAGGAAAAGAAAAGGCAGAAAAAAAATATATCACTGATATACAAAATACTTTGAAGAATACAAATAACACTAAAGTAGCAATAGCCTGTGCAAATGCGTTAGGTTATCTCCAAGAAAAAACAAGTATTCCCAATTTAAAAAGTAAAATTATGTCTGAATCAAATTCAAATGTGGTTTACGCATGTTTATTGTCTATTTTGAATATTTCTGCAAAAAATGGATACGATTCAGATGCAAAGTCTGCCATTCAATACGCTGACATTCACCATAGGCAAGACGAATTTGTTGCCGATTTAATTGATCGAATTAAATCAAAATTTAAGGACTAG
- a CDS encoding cyclic nucleotide-binding domain-containing protein yields the protein MLTFEKIFLSLLPIPFFVLLYQRHFLRNSRYTIYLDAFLYGVLQAALLLLVFPWIDDFIPIETKIFTGFVNAALFEKTTAFLFLYFLLKKQYANLNVNESVCFGMFLGIGFSALENIFYAIQTSSSMIFLRMFTSVPLHITTCGIIGYYLALKAVYYTKLNRWSNLFFAYTIPLIFHGIYDSCLLYGNEITYVIGPELVFLMLALEYLMARALALPKKDDLTKENLALEDWEAIQLQPQYERWIIRSMGKKNAEFVPFFMISIDIKRGLFIFLLLLLSVLFYFFQLQMVSYFDLKLNNFELITLFAIYPIVLAFNLFLLGAINPEYFKNSIISIPIIMEVNIEKGLDTKSMVGSEVTSFNSFLRTFDTLELGHELEISYLYSDFKSPAVKGKIIWDNHEDFERPMGSIIRFDPLPRGFIRFLIQYQFYKLGKGILYNLKFPGFKKIRKLFVKESTVMEHNNYFTAGTILFRENEMGKKFYLLKKGSIEICKHTESGEKITLGFVESGQIFGEMSILGNQPRTASAICMTNCVVATADGDNLEALIKGNPDFSLQLIKTLATRVGYSERLLKSRIQEIENQLAEEKEKNRILEENKNKS from the coding sequence TTGCTAACATTTGAAAAAATATTTCTTTCCCTATTACCGATACCTTTTTTTGTCCTGTTGTATCAAAGGCATTTTTTAAGGAACTCACGGTATACTATTTATTTAGATGCATTTTTATACGGAGTATTACAGGCAGCACTTTTACTTCTTGTATTCCCTTGGATTGATGATTTTATTCCAATAGAAACTAAAATTTTTACTGGATTTGTCAATGCAGCCTTATTCGAAAAAACTACAGCATTTTTATTTTTATATTTTCTTCTGAAAAAACAATACGCGAATCTAAATGTAAATGAAAGTGTCTGTTTTGGAATGTTTCTGGGCATCGGATTTTCCGCATTGGAAAATATTTTTTATGCGATCCAAACTAGTTCTTCTATGATTTTTCTGAGAATGTTTACTTCTGTTCCTCTTCACATCACTACCTGCGGAATTATTGGATATTATCTTGCGTTGAAAGCAGTCTATTATACCAAACTAAATCGATGGAGTAACCTTTTTTTTGCCTATACAATCCCTTTGATTTTTCATGGAATATATGACTCTTGTCTATTATATGGAAATGAAATTACTTATGTAATTGGACCTGAGCTAGTATTTCTAATGTTAGCGTTAGAGTATTTGATGGCTCGTGCACTTGCCCTACCTAAAAAAGACGATTTAACCAAAGAAAATCTTGCCCTAGAGGATTGGGAAGCAATCCAATTACAACCCCAGTATGAAAGATGGATTATCCGCTCTATGGGAAAAAAGAATGCTGAGTTCGTACCTTTTTTTATGATTTCCATTGATATCAAAAGAGGATTATTCATTTTTCTACTCTTACTTTTATCCGTTCTATTTTATTTTTTCCAATTGCAAATGGTAAGTTATTTTGATTTAAAATTAAATAATTTTGAATTAATTACTTTGTTTGCCATTTACCCCATAGTTTTGGCGTTTAACTTATTTTTACTTGGAGCTATCAATCCCGAATATTTTAAAAATAGTATTATCAGTATCCCCATTATTATGGAAGTAAATATAGAAAAAGGATTAGATACCAAATCCATGGTTGGATCAGAAGTAACTTCCTTTAATAGTTTTTTGAGAACGTTTGATACTTTAGAACTAGGACATGAATTAGAGATTTCTTACCTTTATTCTGACTTTAAATCTCCAGCTGTGAAAGGTAAGATTATTTGGGACAACCATGAAGATTTTGAACGTCCTATGGGAAGTATCATTCGTTTTGATCCATTACCCCGAGGATTTATACGATTTTTAATCCAATATCAATTTTACAAACTTGGAAAAGGAATTTTATACAATCTCAAATTCCCTGGGTTCAAAAAAATTCGTAAATTGTTCGTGAAAGAATCCACAGTTATGGAGCATAATAACTATTTTACTGCGGGTACTATTTTATTTAGAGAAAATGAAATGGGGAAAAAATTCTATTTATTAAAAAAAGGAAGTATCGAAATTTGTAAACATACGGAATCCGGCGAAAAAATCACTCTCGGTTTCGTAGAATCTGGTCAAATTTTTGGAGAAATGTCAATTTTAGGGAACCAACCAAGAACCGCGAGTGCAATTTGTATGACAAACTGTGTTGTGGCGACGGCAGATGGTGATAATTTAGAAGCATTGATAAAGGGAAATCCTGACTTTTCCCTCCAGCTCATCAAAACATTAGCAACTAGAGTGGGTTATTCTGAAAGACTTCTGAAAAGCCGAATCCAAGAAATCGAAAATCAACTCGCTGAAGAAAAAGAAAAAAACAGGATACTAGAAGAAAATAAAAACAAGTCATAA
- a CDS encoding DUF2892 domain-containing protein: MKCNMGKTDRIIRGVMGLIIAGVGIYFSSWFGLIGIIPIGTAIFRFCPIYVPFKISTEGK, encoded by the coding sequence ATGAAATGTAATATGGGAAAAACTGATAGAATAATCAGAGGTGTGATGGGTCTTATTATCGCGGGAGTAGGGATATATTTTTCATCTTGGTTTGGGCTAATAGGAATTATTCCAATTGGGACTGCCATTTTTAGATTTTGTCCAATATATGTTCCTTTCAAAATTTCAACAGAAGGGAAATAA
- a CDS encoding rhodanese-like domain-containing protein, producing the protein MVYMKLSIINLLYIAIGFVGIFFALKIFNGGISAVDKKEVISYIKEGALIVDVRSGEEYASGHYQNAKNIPVDQVESRLKDFGNKDGKVVVYCRSGGRSSKAKAILEANGFKNIVNGGGLSDMPEVK; encoded by the coding sequence ATGGTATATATGAAACTAAGTATAATAAATTTATTGTATATAGCAATCGGATTCGTAGGAATTTTTTTTGCTTTAAAAATATTTAACGGAGGAATTTCGGCTGTGGATAAAAAGGAAGTAATTAGTTATATCAAAGAGGGTGCTTTAATTGTAGATGTACGTTCTGGAGAAGAATATGCATCAGGTCATTACCAGAATGCAAAAAACATTCCAGTAGATCAAGTTGAGTCTAGATTGAAAGACTTTGGAAATAAAGATGGTAAGGTAGTTGTATATTGCAGATCTGGTGGAAGATCTTCTAAAGCTAAAGCTATTCTTGAAGCAAATGGATTTAAAAACATAGTAAACGGCGGCGGATTATCTGATATGCCGGAAGTAAAATAA
- a CDS encoding metal-sensitive transcriptional regulator yields MNKQRTDLISRLSRIQGQLESIKRSLDSDVDMECIKTMHLIKAANNALKKFGEAYVTNHMDECMSGKNPKKGIEKELKSVIEAAFTL; encoded by the coding sequence ATGAACAAACAAAGAACAGATTTAATTTCAAGATTAAGCCGAATTCAAGGCCAATTAGAAAGCATCAAAAGAAGCCTTGATTCAGATGTAGACATGGAATGTATTAAGACAATGCATCTAATTAAAGCAGCAAACAATGCACTTAAGAAGTTTGGAGAAGCTTATGTAACAAATCATATGGATGAATGTATGAGTGGAAAAAATCCCAAAAAAGGAATAGAAAAAGAACTCAAATCAGTAATTGAAGCAGCATTTACATTATAG